The Paracoccus sp. MA genome contains a region encoding:
- a CDS encoding extracellular solute-binding protein — protein sequence MTMPFLRHAPMVALMALMPGWSLAQEQPQPGTIRSHGIAIFGTPELPADFPHLRYVNPEAPKGGEISEWASGGFDSYNPYTHRGRAAALSNAMLEPLMESVADEIGTAYCLLCETIEYPESRDWVIFHLRPEAKFSDGTPVTAHDVLFSFELLRDKGLSSYRTIISKIVAKAEVIDDHSIKFIFRPDYPRRDVIQSVGGQIVFSREDFRKNKRDIEQSSNIPFVGSGPYMFDRADMGRSITLRRNPDYWGKDLPINVGRHNFDRIRVEYFGDYDSAFEAFKAGVYTFRNEASSIHWATRYDFPAVQSGAVKKEALPDGTIASGQGWVFNLRRPKFQDIRVREAIGLMFNFEWSNETLFYGLYERVNSPWENSPLMAEGKPSEAELALLQPLAKDLPPGVLTDDAVLQPVSGKTQLDRRNMREAARLLDEAGWKPGADGLRRNAKGELLRVEFLNDSATFDRVINPFVQNLRAVGIDAVNLRVDDAQLTARTRSHDFDIVTDQLAQSYFLSGDTEQTFGSENVGDVFNPMGLANPAIDRLIQLGIEATTQEEMTTVAHALDRSLRALRFWVPQWFKAEHTVAYYDIFGHPETLPPYALGELDFWWHDADKAAKLKQSGALR from the coding sequence ATGACGATGCCCTTCCTGCGACATGCCCCGATGGTTGCGCTTATGGCTCTGATGCCCGGCTGGTCCCTGGCGCAGGAGCAGCCGCAACCCGGAACCATCCGCTCGCATGGAATCGCGATCTTCGGCACGCCGGAACTGCCTGCGGACTTCCCGCATCTGCGCTATGTGAACCCCGAGGCGCCGAAGGGCGGCGAGATCTCGGAATGGGCCAGCGGCGGCTTCGACAGCTACAATCCCTATACCCATCGCGGCCGCGCGGCGGCGCTGTCCAACGCCATGCTGGAGCCGCTGATGGAAAGCGTGGCCGACGAGATCGGCACCGCCTATTGCCTGCTTTGCGAGACCATCGAATACCCCGAAAGCCGCGACTGGGTGATCTTCCACCTGCGCCCCGAGGCGAAATTCTCGGACGGAACGCCGGTGACCGCGCATGACGTGCTGTTTTCCTTCGAGCTCTTGCGCGACAAGGGCCTGTCCTCCTATCGCACGATCATCTCGAAGATCGTCGCCAAGGCCGAGGTGATCGACGATCACAGCATCAAGTTCATCTTCCGGCCGGATTATCCGCGCCGCGACGTGATCCAGTCGGTGGGCGGCCAGATCGTCTTCTCGCGCGAGGATTTCCGCAAGAACAAGCGCGACATCGAACAGTCGAGCAATATCCCCTTCGTCGGCTCGGGGCCCTATATGTTCGACCGCGCCGACATGGGCCGCTCGATCACCCTGCGCCGCAATCCCGATTACTGGGGCAAGGACCTGCCGATCAATGTCGGGCGGCACAATTTCGACCGCATCCGCGTCGAGTATTTCGGCGATTACGACAGCGCCTTCGAGGCCTTCAAGGCCGGGGTCTACACGTTCCGCAACGAGGCGAGCTCGATCCACTGGGCGACGCGCTACGATTTCCCCGCCGTGCAGTCCGGCGCGGTGAAGAAGGAGGCGCTGCCCGACGGCACCATCGCCTCGGGCCAGGGCTGGGTCTTCAACCTGCGCCGGCCGAAGTTCCAGGACATCCGCGTGCGCGAGGCCATCGGGCTCATGTTCAATTTCGAATGGTCGAACGAGACGCTGTTCTATGGGCTCTACGAGCGGGTGAACTCGCCCTGGGAAAACAGCCCGCTCATGGCCGAGGGCAAGCCCAGCGAAGCCGAGCTGGCGCTGCTGCAGCCGCTGGCCAAGGATCTGCCGCCGGGCGTGCTGACCGATGACGCCGTGCTGCAGCCGGTTTCGGGCAAGACGCAGCTTGACCGCAGGAACATGCGCGAGGCCGCCCGGCTGCTGGACGAGGCGGGCTGGAAGCCGGGCGCGGACGGGCTGCGCCGCAATGCCAAGGGCGAGCTGCTGCGGGTCGAGTTCCTGAACGACAGCGCCACCTTCGACCGAGTGATCAACCCCTTCGTGCAGAACCTGCGCGCCGTGGGCATCGACGCGGTGAACCTGCGGGTGGACGATGCGCAACTGACGGCGCGCACCCGCAGCCATGATTTCGACATCGTGACGGATCAGCTGGCCCAGAGCTATTTCCTGTCCGGAGACACCGAGCAGACCTTCGGTTCGGAAAATGTCGGCGACGTGTTCAACCCGATGGGCCTGGCCAATCCGGCCATCGACCGGCTGATCCAGCTGGGCATCGAGGCGACCACGCAGGAAGAGATGACCACCGTTGCCCATGCGCTGGACCGCAGCCTGCGCGCCCTGCGCTTCTGGGTGCCGCAATGGTTCAAGGCCGAGCATACCGTCGCCTATTACGACATCTTCGGCCATCCCGAGACCTTGCCGCCCTATGCGCTGGGCGAGCTTGATTTCTGGTGGCATGACGCGGATAAGGCGGCAAAGCTGAAACAATCCGGCGCGCTGCGCTAG
- a CDS encoding cytochrome c family protein, translating into MFDTMTVTKAAGALIGSLLFLLLMGWAASGIYHVGPAGHGDEEHAQAYSIPVEDAGADAGEAEEEGIDFAAVMASADAAAGEKVFGKCKACHKMDGTDGTGPHLNGVVGRPVAGIDGFNYSDGMKAHGGDWTHDALQEFLTNPKAVVKGTKMAFAGLPKVEDRANLIAYLEAHP; encoded by the coding sequence ATGTTCGACACCATGACCGTCACCAAGGCAGCCGGGGCTCTGATCGGCTCGCTTCTGTTCCTTCTGCTGATGGGCTGGGCGGCCTCGGGCATCTATCACGTCGGTCCCGCCGGTCATGGTGACGAGGAACATGCGCAGGCCTATTCCATCCCGGTCGAGGATGCGGGCGCCGATGCCGGCGAGGCCGAGGAGGAGGGCATCGATTTCGCCGCCGTCATGGCCTCGGCCGATGCAGCCGCCGGCGAGAAGGTCTTCGGCAAGTGCAAGGCCTGCCACAAGATGGACGGCACCGACGGCACCGGCCCGCATCTGAACGGCGTCGTCGGCCGCCCGGTCGCCGGGATCGACGGCTTCAACTATTCGGACGGCATGAAGGCGCATGGCGGCGACTGGACGCATGACGCGCTGCAGGAATTCCTGACCAACCCGAAAGCCGTGGTCAAGGGCACCAAGATGGCCTTTGCCGGCCTGCCCAAGGTCGAGGACCGCGCCAACCTGATCGCTTATCTGGAAGCCCATCCCTAA
- a CDS encoding prephenate dehydratase: MTDDVPNQNVIAFQGEPGAYSHQACRLYRPQMEALPCRTFEDTIEAVRGGRAELAMLPVENSTYGRVADIHHLLPETGLHIIDEGFVRVRISLLAVPGTRLSEVTDAMSHPVLLGQCRGFLRRHAIRGLVGADTAGSALEVARRGEKALAALAAPLAGEIYGLEELASGIEDRQNNTTRFLVMARQPDFSRRTNAQGGTTMMTSFVFRVRNIPAALYKALGGFATNGVNMTKLESYMVDGVFTATQFYADIEGHPEDPHVARALEELDYFTSSLNILGVYPADPLRAAQLQAAAPQ, encoded by the coding sequence ATGACCGATGATGTCCCGAACCAGAACGTGATCGCATTCCAGGGCGAACCCGGCGCATACAGCCATCAGGCCTGCCGCCTCTATCGTCCGCAGATGGAGGCCCTGCCCTGCCGCACCTTCGAGGACACGATCGAGGCGGTGCGCGGCGGCCGGGCCGAGCTGGCCATGCTGCCGGTCGAGAACTCGACCTATGGCCGGGTGGCCGACATCCATCACCTGCTGCCCGAAACCGGCCTGCACATCATCGACGAGGGCTTCGTGCGGGTCCGCATCAGCCTGCTGGCGGTGCCCGGCACCCGCCTGTCCGAGGTCACCGATGCGATGAGCCACCCGGTGCTTCTGGGCCAGTGCCGCGGCTTCCTGCGCCGCCACGCCATCCGCGGCCTCGTCGGGGCCGACACCGCCGGCTCGGCGCTGGAAGTGGCGCGGCGCGGCGAAAAGGCGCTGGCGGCGCTGGCCGCGCCCCTGGCCGGCGAGATCTACGGCCTCGAAGAGCTCGCCTCGGGGATCGAGGACCGCCAAAACAACACCACCCGCTTCCTGGTCATGGCGCGGCAGCCCGATTTCAGCCGCCGCACCAATGCCCAGGGCGGCACCACCATGATGACCAGCTTCGTCTTCCGGGTGCGCAACATCCCGGCGGCGCTTTACAAGGCGCTCGGCGGCTTCGCCACCAACGGCGTCAACATGACCAAGCTGGAAAGCTACATGGTGGACGGCGTCTTCACCGCGACGCAGTTCTACGCCGATATCGAAGGCCACCCCGAGGACCCGCATGTCGCCCGCGCGCTGGAGGAGCTGGACTATTTCACCTCCAGCCTGAACATCCTGGGCGTCTATCCGGCCGATCCGCTGCGCGCGGCGCAGCTGCAGGCAGCCGCGCCGCAATAG
- a CDS encoding bifunctional 2',3'-cyclic-nucleotide 2'-phosphodiesterase/3'-nucleotidase, whose protein sequence is MTSEIPPPDPQPGDALDLRILATTDLHMHVLGYDYFADRPSGRLGLSRAAALIAKARQSAPNCLLFDNGDGLQGSPMGDYLAEAGALGPRQPHPAIAAMNALRYDAATVGNHDFSFGLGFLRRTLDEAEFPFVASNLRPRRPLPVQNHVLLERQFRDRRGRPQRLRIGVLGFLPPQTVEWEPGLKAEIEVQDILLAARAGIAALRRQGAHLVVALSHSGIGALAPAPMMENAATALAALPGIDLVIAGHTHRVFPSPDHPQGPGIDARRGTLAGKPAVMPGFWGSHLGLIDLRLEPAGQGWRIADFTCRAEPVGAEEDHPAVTGPALAAHRRTLRHFRRRIGRTERPLSSYFALIGEDPGLRLVTMAQRWHVRRALRGTRWQDLPILSAAAPFRAGGRGGPQHYTDVPAGRLTLRNIADLYLFPNRICAIRLTGAELHEWLERSASLFLRIEPGKPDQPLIDPEFPSYNFDIIDGLDWQIDLSRPPRYAPDGRLAHADSRRIGALSHRSRPVAPDQPFILVTNSYRLSDCGLFAPVAAGRPVLLDGTSRTREVLRRYVAQRRVLAPDSRAGWSFRPLPGTSVLFETGPAAARHLDGLSARVEPAGMGPDGFLRLRLHL, encoded by the coding sequence ATGACGTCCGAAATCCCTCCGCCCGATCCGCAGCCCGGCGATGCCCTCGACCTTCGCATCCTGGCGACCACGGACCTGCACATGCATGTGCTGGGCTACGACTATTTCGCGGATCGACCCTCGGGGCGGCTGGGCCTGTCGCGGGCGGCGGCGCTGATCGCCAAGGCGCGGCAATCGGCGCCCAACTGCCTGCTGTTCGACAATGGCGACGGGTTGCAGGGCAGCCCGATGGGCGATTACCTGGCCGAGGCGGGCGCCCTGGGACCGCGCCAGCCGCATCCCGCCATCGCGGCGATGAATGCGCTGCGCTATGACGCCGCCACGGTCGGCAACCATGATTTCAGCTTCGGCCTCGGCTTTCTGCGCCGCACGCTGGACGAGGCGGAATTCCCCTTCGTCGCCAGCAACCTGCGCCCGCGCCGCCCGCTGCCGGTGCAGAACCATGTCCTGCTGGAGCGGCAGTTCCGCGACCGCCGGGGCCGCCCCCAGCGGCTGCGCATCGGCGTGCTGGGCTTTCTGCCGCCGCAGACCGTGGAATGGGAGCCGGGGCTGAAGGCCGAGATCGAGGTGCAGGACATCCTGCTGGCGGCGCGGGCCGGCATCGCGGCGCTGCGTCGGCAGGGCGCGCATCTGGTGGTGGCACTGTCGCATAGCGGCATCGGCGCGCTTGCCCCCGCGCCGATGATGGAGAACGCCGCCACCGCGCTGGCCGCCCTTCCCGGTATCGACCTGGTGATCGCCGGGCATACGCATCGGGTCTTTCCCTCGCCGGACCATCCGCAGGGGCCGGGGATCGACGCCCGGCGCGGCACGCTGGCCGGCAAGCCGGCGGTGATGCCCGGCTTCTGGGGCTCGCATCTGGGTCTGATCGACCTGCGGCTGGAACCCGCGGGCCAGGGCTGGCGCATCGCCGATTTCACCTGCCGCGCCGAGCCGGTCGGCGCCGAGGAGGACCACCCCGCCGTCACCGGCCCGGCGCTGGCGGCGCATCGCCGGACCCTGCGGCATTTCCGCCGCCGCATCGGCAGGACCGAGCGGCCGCTGAGCAGCTATTTCGCCCTCATCGGCGAGGATCCGGGCCTGCGGCTGGTGACCATGGCGCAGCGCTGGCATGTGCGGCGCGCGCTGCGCGGCACGCGCTGGCAGGACCTGCCGATCCTTTCGGCCGCCGCCCCGTTCCGCGCCGGCGGGCGCGGCGGGCCGCAGCATTATACCGACGTGCCGGCCGGGCGGCTGACGCTGCGCAACATCGCCGATCTCTACCTGTTCCCGAACCGGATCTGCGCCATCCGCCTGACCGGGGCCGAACTGCACGAATGGCTGGAACGCTCGGCCAGCCTGTTCCTGCGCATCGAGCCGGGCAAGCCCGACCAGCCGCTGATCGACCCGGAATTCCCCAGCTACAATTTCGATATCATCGACGGGCTGGACTGGCAGATCGACCTCAGCCGCCCGCCGCGCTACGCCCCGGACGGCCGCCTGGCCCATGCCGATTCGCGCCGCATCGGCGCGCTTTCGCATCGCAGCCGCCCGGTGGCGCCGGACCAGCCCTTCATCCTGGTGACGAACAGCTACCGGCTGTCCGATTGCGGGCTGTTCGCCCCGGTGGCGGCGGGACGGCCGGTGCTGCTGGACGGCACCTCGCGCACCCGCGAGGTGCTGCGGCGCTATGTCGCGCAGCGCCGCGTGCTGGCACCCGATTCCCGCGCCGGCTGGAGCTTCCGCCCCCTGCCCGGCACCTCGGTCCTGTTCGAGACCGGGCCGGCCGCCGCGCGGCATCTGGACGGGCTTTCCGCGCGGGTCGAGCCGGCGGGCATGGGCCCGGACGGTTTCCTGCGCCTGCGCCTGCATCTCTAG
- a CDS encoding PfkB family carbohydrate kinase: MTAPPRILCLGAMLWDVIGRSAVRVLPGADLPGRITRQPGGVALNVALALARQGLEPAMLSAVGRDPAGEALVAEAGRRGVDTRWLWRDTGLVTDSYLAIESPEGLVAAIADARALETAGTALLAPLRDGRLGDAARPWRGTLVVDGNPSAPVLTEIARDPCLADADLRIVPASPDKAARLRVLIDDPRAIFHLNRAEAEALAGRSLPDAARAAEAVLALGARRVLVTDGAGTAADAAQGAPTLTATPRPVAAIRVTGAGDSFLAAHLAAESRGATRAEALTRAMNAASDHVCGKDQP; the protein is encoded by the coding sequence ATGACCGCCCCTCCCCGCATTCTCTGCCTCGGCGCCATGCTTTGGGACGTGATCGGGCGCAGCGCGGTGCGGGTTCTGCCCGGCGCCGACCTGCCGGGACGCATCACCCGCCAGCCCGGCGGCGTGGCGCTGAACGTGGCGCTGGCTCTGGCCCGGCAGGGGCTGGAACCCGCCATGCTTTCCGCCGTCGGCCGCGACCCGGCGGGCGAGGCGCTGGTGGCCGAGGCCGGCCGGCGCGGCGTCGACACCCGCTGGCTCTGGCGCGACACCGGCCTTGTCACCGACAGCTATCTGGCCATCGAAAGCCCGGAGGGGCTGGTCGCGGCCATCGCCGATGCCCGGGCGCTGGAAACCGCCGGCACGGCCCTCCTCGCGCCGCTGCGCGACGGCCGGCTGGGCGATGCCGCCCGGCCCTGGCGAGGCACGCTGGTGGTGGACGGCAACCCCTCCGCGCCGGTGCTGACCGAAATCGCCCGCGATCCCTGCCTTGCCGATGCCGACCTGCGCATCGTGCCCGCCAGCCCCGACAAGGCGGCCCGGCTGCGGGTGCTGATCGACGATCCCCGCGCCATCTTCCACCTGAACCGCGCCGAGGCCGAGGCCCTGGCCGGCCGCAGCCTGCCCGACGCCGCCCGCGCCGCCGAGGCCGTGCTGGCGCTCGGCGCCCGCCGGGTGCTGGTGACCGACGGCGCCGGCACCGCCGCCGATGCGGCGCAAGGCGCGCCCACGCTGACCGCGACGCCGCGCCCGGTGGCGGCCATCCGCGTCACCGGTGCGGGCGACAGCTTCCTCGCCGCGCATCTTGCGGCCGAAAGCCGCGGCGCCACCCGCGCCGAGGCCCTGACCCGCGCCATGAACGCCGCATCCGACCATGTCTGTGGAAAGGACCAGCCATGA
- a CDS encoding pseudouridine-5'-phosphate glycosidase gives MNPLIALSPEISQALAEGRPVVVLESTIITHGMPYPQNLQVAQQVEAAVREAGAVPATIAVMAGRIRVGLDAETLEALASTPAAQVMKLSRADLAACLALGRTGATTVAATMICAHLAGIEVFATGGIGGVHRGAETSFDISADLQELAQSPVTVVAAGAKAILDLPKTLEVLETLGVPVIAFGQDQLPAFWSRESGLPAPLRMDDPVQIAASARLRRELGLGGGQLVVNPIPPEAEIPRAEMIPIVEQALSEAEAQRIAAKAVTPFLLQRIFDLTRGRSLDANIALVLNNARLAARIAAAMTR, from the coding sequence ATGAACCCCCTGATCGCGCTTTCCCCCGAAATCTCGCAGGCCCTGGCCGAGGGCCGGCCGGTCGTGGTGCTGGAATCGACCATCATCACCCATGGCATGCCCTATCCGCAGAACCTGCAGGTCGCGCAACAGGTCGAGGCCGCGGTGCGCGAGGCAGGCGCCGTGCCCGCCACCATCGCGGTGATGGCCGGGCGCATTCGCGTCGGCCTCGATGCCGAGACGCTCGAGGCGCTGGCCTCGACCCCGGCCGCGCAGGTGATGAAGCTGTCGCGCGCCGATCTCGCCGCCTGCCTGGCGCTGGGGCGGACCGGGGCCACGACGGTGGCGGCGACGATGATCTGCGCCCATCTGGCCGGGATCGAGGTCTTCGCCACCGGCGGCATCGGCGGCGTGCATCGCGGCGCCGAAACCAGCTTCGACATCTCGGCCGACCTGCAGGAACTGGCGCAAAGCCCGGTCACCGTGGTCGCGGCCGGGGCCAAGGCGATTCTGGACCTGCCCAAGACGCTCGAGGTGCTGGAAACGCTGGGCGTGCCGGTGATCGCCTTTGGCCAGGACCAGCTGCCGGCCTTCTGGTCGCGCGAATCGGGCCTGCCGGCGCCCTTGCGCATGGACGACCCGGTCCAGATCGCCGCCAGCGCCCGGCTGCGCCGCGAACTGGGCCTCGGAGGCGGCCAGCTGGTGGTGAACCCGATCCCGCCAGAGGCCGAGATCCCGCGCGCCGAGATGATCCCCATCGTCGAGCAGGCGCTGTCCGAGGCCGAGGCGCAGCGCATCGCCGCCAAGGCGGTCACGCCCTTCCTGCTGCAGCGCATCTTCGACCTGACCCGGGGCCGCTCGCTCGACGCCAATATCGCGCTGGTGCTGAACAACGCCCGGCTGGCCGCGCGCATCGCCGCGGCCATGACCCGCTAG
- a CDS encoding patatin-like phospholipase family protein, protein MDVKRINLALQGGGAHGAFAWGVLDRLLDEPAIEIRGISGTSAGALNGAALAAGLSCGPGRRGREAARQNLAYIWSQVGQVSDNSVVRWLHSMFPAPRAWQRLTELFSPVAWLGSLTRVFSPYDSGPFYTNPLAAILREMPHPRLGREEGPAFFVTATNVRTGLVRVFGGAEVTVDTILASACLPELFRAVEIDDPLTGRREAYWDGGYSGNPALFPLYRGDLPRDIVIVNINPMLRDAIPKTPAAIQDRVNEISFNAALLAELRAINFVKRLHAEDRLTGRPMKNVLLHAIMDEELMNSLSASTKLIPNPGLLQRMHDAGVEAADRFLERDAGNIGERDSYDLAQLFGRR, encoded by the coding sequence ATGGACGTGAAGCGGATCAACCTGGCGCTTCAGGGCGGCGGCGCGCATGGCGCGTTCGCCTGGGGCGTGCTGGACCGGCTGCTGGACGAGCCCGCGATCGAGATCCGCGGCATCAGCGGCACCTCGGCCGGGGCGCTGAACGGCGCGGCTCTGGCGGCCGGCCTGTCCTGCGGGCCGGGCCGGCGCGGGCGCGAGGCGGCGCGGCAGAACCTGGCCTATATCTGGTCGCAGGTCGGGCAGGTCAGCGACAATTCCGTGGTGCGCTGGCTGCATTCCATGTTTCCTGCGCCGCGCGCCTGGCAGCGGCTGACCGAGCTTTTCTCGCCCGTGGCCTGGCTTGGTTCGCTGACGCGGGTGTTCAGCCCCTATGATTCGGGGCCGTTCTACACCAACCCGCTGGCCGCCATCCTGCGCGAGATGCCGCATCCCCGGCTGGGCCGCGAGGAGGGGCCGGCCTTTTTCGTCACCGCGACCAATGTGCGCACCGGGCTGGTGCGGGTCTTCGGCGGCGCCGAGGTGACGGTGGACACCATCCTGGCCTCGGCCTGCCTGCCCGAGCTGTTCCGCGCCGTCGAGATCGACGATCCACTGACCGGCCGGCGCGAGGCCTATTGGGACGGCGGCTATTCCGGCAATCCGGCGCTGTTCCCGCTGTATCGCGGCGACCTGCCGCGCGATATCGTCATCGTGAACATCAACCCGATGCTGCGCGACGCGATCCCCAAGACCCCGGCCGCGATCCAGGACCGGGTGAACGAGATCAGCTTCAACGCCGCACTTCTGGCCGAGCTGCGGGCGATCAATTTCGTCAAGCGGCTGCATGCCGAGGACCGGCTGACCGGCCGGCCGATGAAGAACGTGCTGCTGCATGCGATCATGGACGAGGAGTTGATGAACTCGCTGAGCGCCAGCACCAAGCTGATCCCGAATCCCGGCCTGTTGCAGCGCATGCACGATGCCGGGGTCGAGGCGGCCGACCGGTTCCTGGAACGCGATGCCGGCAATATCGGCGAGCGCGATTCCTACGACCTGGCGCAGCTGTTCGGCCGCCGCTAG
- the prfB gene encoding peptide chain release factor 2 gives MRAETQATIEAIRKSLKLLGQRMDWETAPHRLEELNAMIEAGDIWSDPARAQKLMRDRQMLSDAVETYRRIETELKDNAELIELGEAEDDAEIVAEAETSLKSLAELAAQKELEALLNGEADGNDTFLEINAGAGGTESADWASMLARMYVRWAEKKGYDVELLSETPGEEAGIRSAAYKISGPNAYGWLKSESGVHRLVRISPYDSAARRHTSFSSVWVYPVVDDNIEITIPDNEIRIDTYRSSGAGGQHVNTTDSAVRITHLPTGIVVTSSEKSQHQNRANAMAALKARLYQLELDKRNAAINAQHEAKGEAGWGNQIRSYVLHPYQMVKDLRTGHETSDTQGVLDGDLDAFMAATLALDVAGKSRAEAQAED, from the coding sequence ATGCGCGCCGAAACCCAAGCCACCATCGAGGCGATCCGCAAATCGCTGAAACTGCTCGGCCAGCGCATGGACTGGGAGACCGCGCCGCACCGGCTGGAAGAGCTGAACGCCATGATCGAGGCGGGCGACATCTGGTCCGACCCGGCCCGCGCCCAGAAGCTGATGCGCGACCGGCAGATGCTGTCGGATGCGGTCGAGACCTATCGCCGGATCGAGACCGAGCTGAAGGACAATGCCGAACTGATCGAGCTGGGCGAGGCCGAGGACGATGCCGAGATCGTCGCCGAGGCCGAGACCTCGCTGAAATCGCTGGCCGAACTGGCCGCGCAGAAGGAGCTGGAGGCGCTGCTGAACGGCGAGGCCGACGGCAACGACACCTTCCTGGAGATCAATGCCGGCGCCGGCGGCACGGAAAGCGCCGACTGGGCCAGCATGCTGGCGCGCATGTATGTCCGCTGGGCCGAGAAGAAGGGCTATGATGTCGAGCTGCTTTCCGAGACACCGGGCGAGGAGGCGGGCATCCGTTCCGCCGCCTACAAGATCTCCGGCCCCAACGCCTATGGCTGGCTGAAGTCGGAATCGGGCGTGCATCGGCTGGTGCGCATCTCGCCCTATGATTCGGCGGCGCGGCGGCACACCTCGTTTTCCTCGGTCTGGGTCTATCCGGTGGTGGACGACAATATCGAGATCACCATCCCCGACAACGAGATCCGGATCGACACCTACCGCTCCTCGGGCGCCGGCGGGCAGCATGTCAACACCACCGATTCGGCGGTGCGCATCACCCACCTGCCGACCGGGATCGTGGTGACGAGCTCCGAGAAGTCGCAGCACCAGAACCGCGCGAACGCCATGGCGGCGCTGAAGGCGCGGCTGTATCAGCTGGAGCTGGACAAGCGCAATGCCGCGATCAACGCCCAGCACGAGGCCAAGGGCGAGGCGGGCTGGGGCAACCAGATCCGCTCATACGTGCTGCATCCCTATCAGATGGTGAAGGACCTGCGGACCGGGCACGAGACCTCGGACACGCAAGGGGTGCTGGACGGCGACCTGGATGCCTTCATGGCCGCGACGCTGGCGCTGGATGTCGCGGGCAAGTCGCGGGCCGAGGCGCAGGCCGAGGACTGA